One segment of Candidatus Thermoplasmatota archaeon DNA contains the following:
- the glgP gene encoding alpha-glucan family phosphorylase: MEAVGAEINQNHISEIRKANGKPKIAYFSMEIGINERIPTYSGGLGILAGDTLKSCADLNVPIVGVTLLSENGYFYQRIDDHGNQIELPFNFNIEDYLTLLPSKTMVTIEGRKVGIRIWHYLIRGVSGYVVPVFFLDTNLPENSEQDREITKYLYGGDNRYRLMQEIVLGIGGVRALQALGYKTIDKYHMNEGHAALGTLELYRQYKDVEKVREQCVFTTHTPVAAGHDQFDINLARTLLTDMLPDVLLKDITFENKLNMTRLALYFSHYVNGVAKKHGEVSRMMFPGYSIDSITNGVHSATWVSEPFARLFDQYLPGWRSDPYSLRAAFSIDKQDLWKAHMEAKQRLIDFVNSRYNTGLNYDHFTIGFARRQTAYKRPELLISDPERLMRIADKAGPIQIIYAGKAHPKDISGKESIKKIFHVMKTIQGKVKIAFIHNYDISIAKLMTSGVDLWLNTPRRPQEASGTSGMKAAHNGVPQFSTLDGWWIEGRIENITGWAIGTRKSNERESDDETDRNEMYDKLENWIIPKFYKDRDNWIRTMRSCIAINASFFNTNRMIQQYVLNAYFM, encoded by the coding sequence ATGGAAGCGGTTGGTGCGGAGATCAATCAAAATCATATTAGCGAAATACGAAAAGCAAACGGCAAACCAAAAATTGCATATTTTTCCATGGAAATTGGCATTAATGAACGTATTCCAACCTACAGCGGTGGCCTTGGGATACTTGCTGGAGATACCTTGAAATCCTGTGCAGATTTGAACGTTCCAATCGTCGGCGTAACTCTTCTATCAGAAAATGGATATTTCTACCAACGTATCGATGACCATGGAAATCAAATCGAACTGCCATTTAATTTCAACATTGAAGATTACCTCACGTTACTACCCAGTAAAACAATGGTGACCATTGAAGGACGAAAAGTAGGTATTCGGATCTGGCACTATTTAATCAGAGGAGTAAGCGGCTATGTTGTCCCTGTTTTCTTCCTTGACACCAACCTGCCTGAAAACAGTGAACAAGATCGAGAAATCACCAAATATCTCTACGGCGGTGACAACCGATACCGACTCATGCAGGAAATTGTCCTTGGCATCGGCGGTGTCCGAGCTCTTCAAGCACTCGGATATAAAACCATTGACAAATATCATATGAATGAAGGACACGCAGCACTTGGAACTCTAGAGCTGTATCGACAGTACAAAGATGTGGAAAAAGTCCGTGAACAGTGCGTATTTACCACGCATACTCCTGTTGCAGCAGGGCATGATCAATTTGACATTAACCTTGCACGGACCCTGCTTACAGATATGCTCCCAGATGTACTTCTCAAAGATATCACGTTCGAAAATAAACTCAATATGACACGTCTTGCACTCTACTTCAGCCATTATGTAAATGGAGTGGCAAAAAAACACGGAGAAGTATCACGAATGATGTTCCCAGGATATTCAATTGATTCAATTACCAATGGCGTACATTCAGCAACCTGGGTGTCAGAACCATTTGCACGACTCTTTGATCAATATCTCCCAGGGTGGCGTTCAGATCCCTATTCACTTCGAGCAGCGTTCAGCATCGACAAACAAGACCTCTGGAAGGCACACATGGAAGCAAAACAACGACTCATCGACTTTGTCAACAGCCGCTATAATACAGGACTTAATTATGACCATTTCACCATCGGATTTGCCCGACGACAAACAGCCTACAAACGCCCTGAACTTCTCATATCAGATCCGGAACGGCTCATGCGTATCGCTGACAAAGCAGGACCAATTCAAATTATCTATGCAGGGAAAGCACATCCAAAAGATATCTCTGGAAAAGAATCAATCAAAAAAATATTCCATGTGATGAAAACAATCCAAGGAAAAGTAAAAATTGCTTTCATTCATAATTATGATATCAGCATCGCAAAACTCATGACGTCGGGCGTCGATCTATGGCTCAACACACCTCGTCGACCGCAGGAAGCATCTGGTACTTCAGGGATGAAAGCAGCCCATAACGGTGTTCCGCAGTTTAGTACCCTTGACGGTTGGTGGATCGAAGGACGCATTGAAAATATTACTGGCTGGGCGATTGGGACTCGAAAATCCAATGAGCGGGAATCTGATGATGAAACCGACCGCAATGAAATGTATGACAAACTTGAAAACTGGATTATTCCAAAGTTTTACAAAGATCGTGACAACTGGATTCGAACTATGCGGAGCTGCATAGCAATCAATGCTTCGTTTTTTAATACCAACCGCATGATCCAACAATATGTACTCAACGCTTATTTCATGTAA
- a CDS encoding amylo-alpha-1,6-glucosidase codes for MREWIVTNGLGGYASLSYKLTNTRKYHGLLIASLDPPTQRWVFVSNVHDFFRIGSQLYDLHNYRGRFVFDIFPSFVYDIDGILHLKKTFFMQHEKNTTLIRYRIIPKKPVTMLHHPVVNSRHLYDTTKQRSLSLHHQIDEQRISVQPDNTDRWISIEVDGFTYHPDFYWEVFYYDQDRIRNDAWIDNAMHLGDFSKLITEPSTYYLVLSIEPEPIQNPESVFQEELKRKKSLIQQSYLADRFTPLVLAADQFLVKKGEGKSIIAGYHWFSDWGRDTLIALPGITLIPRRFFEAKEILLNFGKFCRNGLIPNTFMDRDSQPVYNTVDASLWFIDRVYQYLKYTNDVSILQSLWRTMDSIIEHYCRGTDFGICMHDDFLIGHNPGLTWMDVKIGDYYPTPRSRKAVEIQALWYNALRIMSMFALVLKKPDHYSEKADQVKLNFLQSYDQIYDVIDTKDTSLRPNCVFLVSLDFSMVDQQLAQRIVSLVQEKLLTVFGLRTLSPDDSRYLGNYLGSYNKDLAYHNGTVWPWLLGPFITAYIKINHRSHQARLQAYHEFLEPMLDIFGENWDGTIYEIFDGNSPFLPQGCISQAWSVAEILRAWVEDIENKQPPYAEAYMK; via the coding sequence ATGCGAGAATGGATTGTTACCAACGGCCTCGGCGGCTATGCATCACTTTCATATAAATTGACAAATACTCGGAAATATCATGGTTTGCTCATTGCAAGTCTTGATCCGCCGACACAACGGTGGGTCTTTGTGAGTAACGTTCATGATTTTTTCCGTATAGGTTCTCAGCTCTATGATCTCCACAACTATCGAGGACGTTTCGTTTTTGATATTTTTCCTTCATTTGTCTATGATATCGATGGCATACTTCATCTCAAAAAAACCTTCTTTATGCAGCATGAAAAAAATACCACGTTGATCCGATATCGAATCATTCCAAAAAAGCCAGTAACAATGCTACATCACCCTGTGGTCAATTCACGGCATCTGTATGATACAACAAAACAGCGGTCGTTGTCACTTCACCATCAGATCGATGAACAGAGGATTTCTGTTCAGCCAGATAATACTGATCGGTGGATTTCTATTGAGGTTGATGGTTTTACATATCATCCTGATTTTTACTGGGAAGTCTTCTATTATGATCAGGATCGGATACGCAATGATGCATGGATTGATAACGCTATGCATCTTGGAGATTTTTCAAAATTGATTACCGAACCAAGTACATATTATCTAGTGTTAAGTATTGAGCCAGAGCCTATTCAAAATCCAGAATCTGTCTTTCAAGAAGAACTTAAAAGAAAAAAATCGCTTATCCAGCAGAGTTATCTTGCTGATCGGTTTACCCCGTTGGTTCTTGCTGCTGATCAATTTCTAGTTAAAAAGGGAGAGGGGAAATCAATCATTGCAGGATATCATTGGTTTAGCGACTGGGGAAGAGACACCCTCATTGCTCTCCCAGGAATCACTTTGATCCCTCGTCGTTTTTTCGAAGCAAAAGAAATTCTTCTCAATTTTGGTAAATTTTGTCGAAACGGGTTAATTCCAAACACCTTCATGGATCGGGATTCTCAGCCGGTGTATAATACTGTTGATGCATCGCTATGGTTTATTGATCGGGTGTATCAATATTTGAAATATACTAATGATGTCAGTATCTTGCAGAGTCTTTGGAGAACCATGGATTCGATTATTGAGCATTACTGCAGAGGAACTGATTTTGGAATTTGTATGCATGATGATTTTCTCATCGGTCATAATCCTGGGTTAACCTGGATGGATGTAAAAATCGGTGATTATTATCCTACACCTCGGTCGCGTAAAGCTGTAGAAATTCAGGCGTTATGGTACAACGCCCTACGGATTATGAGCATGTTTGCTTTGGTGCTTAAAAAACCTGATCATTACTCTGAAAAAGCAGACCAGGTGAAACTTAATTTTCTTCAAAGCTACGATCAAATCTATGATGTCATTGATACCAAGGATACATCGCTGCGGCCAAATTGTGTTTTTCTCGTTTCACTTGACTTTTCAATGGTTGATCAACAACTCGCCCAACGTATTGTTTCTTTAGTACAGGAAAAACTTCTCACCGTATTTGGTTTGCGAACACTCTCTCCAGATGATTCACGATATCTTGGAAACTACCTCGGGTCGTATAATAAGGATCTCGCGTATCATAATGGTACGGTGTGGCCATGGCTCCTGGGCCCGTTTATCACAGCATATATAAAAATCAACCATCGATCTCACCAAGCACGACTCCAAGCATATCATGAGTTTCTTGAACCGATGCTTGATATTTTTGGGGAAAACTGGGATGGAACCATCTATGAGATTTTTGATGGTAATTCACCGTTTTTGCCACAGGGATGTATCAGTCAAGCATGGAGTGTCGCAGAGATTCTTCGAGCATGGGTTGAGGATATTGAAAACAAACAACCTCCCTATGCGGAAGCTTACATGAAATAA
- a CDS encoding transcriptional regulator: MIEITAGTLEEHIIRLLQKKYPITVKQVQQHLHISNQRLMRILLKFQTQGVLRLEPLSDTMYIRLLRHDFLFIGKTKHQKSETHTANTQDDKQHGSFMYQ, encoded by the coding sequence ATGATTGAAATTACAGCTGGGACACTAGAGGAACATATCATACGTCTCTTACAAAAAAAATACCCTATAACAGTCAAACAAGTACAACAACATCTCCATATATCCAACCAACGACTTATGCGCATATTACTTAAATTTCAAACACAAGGAGTTCTCAGACTTGAACCCCTCTCAGATACCATGTACATTAGATTACTTCGACATGATTTTTTGTTCATTGGAAAAACAAAACATCAGAAATCAGAAACACACACAGCAAACACTCAAGATGACAAGCAGCATGGATCGTTCATGTATCAATAA